From one Gemmatimonadaceae bacterium genomic stretch:
- a CDS encoding transporter: MLIAAALLAATLQSQQVTDSTRDLPASPGTLAPDRPGFTTGPSVMPRGFSELEAGTSLQRQPGFQHLAIGESLLRIGLSSRAELRVGFSSLDFDRAGGTVTHGFEDASIGTKVRLRSAPAGVSLLPAVSMIASSNIPTGGAFGRSGVEPQLTASLGWQLPAKLALVTNTGVASRVAGDGARTREFGGGASLSRALTGTLNTYVEYSGTRRNGPDSQYLNTGLTFVPAAHLQLDTWVARAISGTPSSFQLGVGVSRRW; encoded by the coding sequence ATGCTCATCGCCGCCGCGCTGCTCGCCGCCACGCTCCAGTCCCAGCAGGTCACCGATTCCACGCGCGACCTGCCCGCCTCGCCCGGCACCCTGGCTCCCGACCGACCGGGGTTCACCACCGGCCCGTCCGTGATGCCGCGCGGCTTCAGCGAACTGGAAGCCGGCACGTCGCTGCAGCGCCAACCCGGGTTCCAGCATCTCGCGATCGGTGAGTCGCTGCTCCGGATCGGACTCAGCTCGCGCGCCGAACTGCGCGTCGGCTTCAGCTCGCTCGACTTCGATCGTGCCGGCGGCACCGTGACGCACGGCTTCGAGGATGCCTCGATCGGCACCAAGGTGCGCCTCCGGTCGGCGCCGGCGGGTGTGTCGCTGCTGCCGGCCGTCTCCATGATCGCAAGCTCGAACATCCCGACCGGCGGTGCCTTCGGGCGCTCCGGCGTCGAGCCGCAACTCACGGCGTCGCTTGGCTGGCAGCTCCCCGCGAAGCTCGCGCTCGTCACCAACACCGGCGTGGCGAGCCGCGTGGCCGGCGACGGGGCGCGCACGCGCGAGTTCGGCGGCGGTGCGAGCCTGTCGCGCGCCCTGACCGGCACGCTGAACACGTACGTCGAGTACAGCGGCACGCGCCGGAACGGCCCGGACTCGCAGTACCTCAACACCGGGCTGACGTTCGTTCCCGCCGCCCACCTCCAGCTCGACACCTGGGTGGCCCGCGCCATCTCCGGCACACCGTCCAGCTTCCAGCTCGGCGTGGGCGTGTCGCGACGCTGGTAG
- a CDS encoding efflux RND transporter permease subunit, translating into MNFTALFIKRPVMTTLVMLAILAFGTMSYRQLAVSDLPNVDYPTLTVAASLPGASPETMAAAVATPLEKQFTTIAGIDNMVSSSSLGATSITLQFTLDRSIDAAAQDVQAAISKTMRELPPGIVPPSLTKTNPADEPFLYLNLRSRTLPLSALDEYGQTVLGQRISTISGVAQVTIFGSQKYAARIQVDPRALAARGIGIDEVATAAAQGNVNLPTGVLWGADKAYTLKADGQLENAAQFGELIIAYRNGNPVRLRDVGRVKDDVQSNRVAAWFNDTRSITLAVQKQPGTNTVEVAEAVNALLPVLRAQMPASVQIETFFDRSEGIRESVADVKFTLVLTLCLVVLVIFLFLRNVQATIIPSLALPMSLVGTFSVMWALDYSLDNLSLMALTLAVGFVVDDAIVMLENIVRHIEMGKTPLQASLDGAKEIGFTILSMTVSLTAVFIPLLFMGGIVGRLFHEFAVTIAAAILVSGFVSLTLIPMLCARFLRGGSHGEQEIHNRLFDLFERGYEAVLRFYERTLRWAMGHRRSVMVFSAVTLAGTFVLYAMVPKGFIPSEDTGRVRSSTETAQGTSFEAMVQHQQRAAERVRQNPYVDAVLSNIGTGSGNSTGLPNQGRLTVRLKPRDQRPPADEMVRMLSRETSDIPGMSVYWQNTPIIQLGGRSAKALYQYTLQGADLDALYPAAQALETRMKSLSGLTDVSTDLQIRNPQASLTIDRDHAARLGVTAEQIEQALYNAYGSRQVSTIYTPNNQYWVIMELLPEFQTDLSALDLLYVRSRSGTLVPLSSVTTTRTTIGPQLVNHTGQIPSVTLSFNLREGVALGEAVEQVEGAAREVLPDGITTGFAGAAQAFQDTQRGLGVLFIVAIFVIYIVLGILYESFIHPITILSGIPFAAFGAFLALILTKTELSVYAWVGVILLVGLVKKNAIMMIDFAQEAEKREGTSAFDAIFEACMVRFRPISMTTMAALVGTLPIALGAGAGAESRRPLGIAVVGGLAFSQLVTLYVTPVVYTYFDGVSRRVRRRSAARDAAATAARVPAPAGQPATASVVAPTPS; encoded by the coding sequence GTGAACTTCACAGCCCTGTTCATCAAGCGGCCGGTCATGACCACGCTGGTGATGCTGGCGATCCTCGCCTTCGGCACGATGTCGTACCGGCAGCTCGCGGTGAGCGACCTGCCGAACGTGGACTACCCGACGCTGACGGTGGCGGCGTCGCTGCCCGGCGCCAGTCCGGAGACGATGGCCGCCGCCGTGGCCACGCCGCTCGAGAAGCAGTTCACGACCATCGCCGGCATCGACAACATGGTGAGCAGCAGCTCGCTCGGTGCCACCAGCATCACCCTGCAGTTCACGCTCGACCGCAGCATCGATGCCGCCGCGCAGGACGTGCAGGCCGCGATCTCGAAGACGATGCGCGAGCTGCCGCCCGGCATCGTGCCGCCGTCGCTGACCAAGACCAACCCGGCCGACGAGCCGTTCCTGTACCTCAACCTGCGCTCGCGGACGCTGCCACTCTCGGCGCTCGACGAGTACGGGCAGACGGTGCTCGGCCAGCGCATCAGCACCATCAGCGGCGTGGCGCAGGTTACGATCTTCGGCAGCCAGAAGTACGCCGCGCGCATCCAGGTGGACCCGCGCGCGCTGGCGGCGCGTGGCATCGGCATCGACGAGGTGGCGACGGCGGCGGCCCAGGGCAACGTCAACCTTCCCACCGGCGTGCTCTGGGGGGCCGACAAGGCCTACACGCTCAAGGCCGACGGGCAGCTCGAGAACGCGGCCCAGTTCGGCGAGCTGATCATCGCCTACCGCAACGGGAATCCCGTGCGGCTGCGCGACGTGGGCCGCGTGAAGGACGACGTGCAGAGCAACCGCGTGGCCGCCTGGTTCAACGACACCCGCTCGATCACGCTGGCGGTGCAGAAGCAGCCGGGCACCAACACCGTCGAGGTGGCCGAGGCGGTGAACGCGCTGCTGCCGGTGCTGCGGGCGCAGATGCCGGCCTCGGTGCAGATCGAGACCTTCTTCGACCGCTCCGAGGGCATCCGCGAGTCGGTGGCCGACGTGAAGTTCACGCTCGTCCTCACGCTCTGCCTCGTGGTGCTGGTGATCTTCCTGTTCCTGCGCAACGTGCAGGCCACGATCATCCCGAGCCTCGCCCTGCCGATGTCGCTGGTGGGGACGTTCAGCGTGATGTGGGCGCTGGACTACAGCCTCGACAACCTGTCGCTGATGGCGCTCACGCTGGCCGTGGGCTTCGTGGTGGACGACGCGATCGTGATGCTCGAGAACATCGTGCGCCACATCGAAATGGGAAAGACGCCGCTGCAGGCCTCGCTGGATGGCGCGAAGGAGATCGGCTTCACGATCCTCTCGATGACCGTCTCGCTGACGGCGGTGTTCATCCCGCTGCTGTTCATGGGCGGCATCGTGGGGCGGCTCTTCCACGAGTTCGCGGTCACGATCGCGGCGGCGATCCTGGTGTCGGGCTTCGTCTCGCTGACGCTGATCCCCATGCTCTGCGCGCGCTTCCTGCGCGGCGGGTCGCATGGCGAGCAGGAGATCCACAACCGGCTGTTCGACCTCTTCGAGCGCGGCTACGAGGCGGTGCTCCGCTTCTACGAGCGCACCCTGCGTTGGGCGATGGGGCACCGTCGCAGCGTGATGGTGTTCTCCGCTGTGACGCTGGCGGGCACGTTCGTCCTCTACGCGATGGTGCCGAAGGGCTTCATCCCCAGCGAGGACACGGGGCGCGTGCGGTCCAGCACCGAGACGGCGCAGGGGACCTCGTTCGAGGCGATGGTGCAGCACCAGCAGCGGGCCGCCGAGCGCGTGCGGCAGAACCCATACGTCGATGCGGTGCTGTCGAACATCGGCACCGGCTCCGGCAACTCCACCGGGCTGCCGAACCAGGGTCGCCTCACGGTGCGCCTCAAGCCGCGCGACCAGCGCCCGCCGGCCGACGAGATGGTGCGCATGCTGTCGCGGGAGACGAGTGACATCCCCGGCATGTCGGTGTACTGGCAGAACACGCCGATCATCCAGCTCGGCGGCCGCTCGGCGAAGGCGCTCTACCAGTACACGCTGCAGGGTGCCGACCTCGACGCGCTCTACCCGGCCGCGCAGGCGCTCGAGACCCGGATGAAGTCACTCAGCGGCCTGACCGACGTCTCCACCGACCTGCAGATCCGCAATCCGCAGGCCTCCCTCACCATCGACCGCGACCACGCGGCGCGCCTTGGCGTCACCGCCGAGCAGATCGAGCAGGCACTCTACAACGCCTACGGCTCGCGCCAGGTGAGCACGATCTACACACCGAACAACCAGTACTGGGTGATCATGGAGCTGCTGCCGGAGTTCCAGACCGACCTCTCAGCGCTGGACCTGCTGTACGTGCGGTCGCGCAGCGGCACGCTGGTGCCGCTGAGCAGCGTCACGACCACGAGGACCACCATCGGTCCGCAGCTCGTGAACCACACCGGCCAGATCCCGTCGGTCACGCTGTCGTTCAACCTGCGCGAGGGGGTGGCGCTGGGCGAGGCCGTGGAGCAGGTCGAGGGCGCCGCGCGCGAGGTGCTGCCCGATGGCATCACCACCGGCTTCGCCGGCGCCGCACAGGCCTTCCAGGACACGCAGCGCGGCCTGGGCGTGCTCTTCATCGTCGCGATCTTCGTGATCTACATCGTGCTCGGCATCCTCTACGAGAGCTTCATCCACCCCATCACCATCCTCAGCGGCATCCCGTTCGCGGCCTTCGGCGCGTTCCTCGCACTGATCCTCACGAAGACGGAGCTCAGCGTCTACGCCTGGGTGGGCGTGATCCTGCTGGTGGGGCTGGTGAAGAAGAACGCGATCATGATGATCGACTTCGCGCAGGAGGCGGAGAAGCGGGAGGGCACGAGTGCCTTCGACGCCATCTTCGAGGCCTGCATGGTGCGGTTCCGCCCGATCAGCATGACGACGATGGCGGCGCTGGTGGGCACGCTGCCGATCGCCCTCGGGGCCGGCGCCGGCGCCGAGTCGCGCCGGCCGCTGGGCATCGCGGTGGTGGGCGGGCTGGCTTTCTCGCAGCTGGTGACGCTGTACGTGACGCCGGTGGTGTACACCTACTTCGATGGCGTCAGCCGCCGCGTCCGGCGCCGCAGCGCAGCGCGCGATGCGGCGGCGACCGCGGCACGCGTGCCCGCGCCGGCCGGCCAACCGGCCACGGCATCGGTCGTCGCGCCGACACCCAGCTGA
- a CDS encoding DUF1801 domain-containing protein, which produces MRSTASKPATIDEYLARLPAAQAAALTALRRQIRAAAPSAEETISYAIPAFRQDGMLVGFGATKKHCAFYTMSSTLVARFAAELAAFDTSTGTIRFTPDAPLPAALVKKLVRARIAENAEVD; this is translated from the coding sequence ATGCGCTCCACTGCCTCGAAGCCCGCCACCATCGACGAGTATCTCGCGCGCCTGCCCGCCGCGCAGGCTGCCGCGCTCACGGCGCTGCGCCGGCAGATCCGCGCGGCCGCGCCGTCGGCCGAGGAGACGATCAGCTATGCCATCCCCGCGTTCCGGCAGGATGGCATGCTGGTCGGCTTCGGTGCGACGAAGAAGCACTGCGCGTTCTACACCATGAGCTCGACGCTGGTGGCGCGCTTCGCGGCCGAGCTGGCGGCGTTCGACACGAGCACCGGCACGATCCGCTTCACGCCGGACGCGCCGCTCCCGGCGGCGCTCGTGAAGAAGCTGGTGCGGGCGCGGATTGCCGAAAACGCCGAGGTGGATTGA
- a CDS encoding glycoside hydrolase family 5 protein yields the protein MSRRPVSILLPLLLPLLAACGDGGAATQPVPVVTPVIVHGDAATVARELGRGVNLGNALEGPSEGAWGVRLSDALFDAAKASGATTIRLPVRFSNHAAATAPYALDEAFMLRVDWAVDAALARGLRIVLDMHHHRQLDGDALDAGEFAVAPAVIEARFVAIWRQLATRYRSRPVTVLFELYNEPHGDMTAARWNMLLAQALAAIRAVDTARYVVIGPVGWNNASQLDNLALPSVDQRLLVTIHNYEPFTFTHQGAGWVGLQDQVGVTCCSLPQLAQLEAPLDRAQRWREASGRPVWIGEFGSYDRGPYASRVAYTRAFRTAMESRGMTWAYWEFAAGFGFFDPATGDYRVALRDALFGE from the coding sequence ATGAGCCGCCGCCCCGTGTCGATCCTGTTGCCGTTGCTGCTGCCGCTGCTGGCCGCCTGCGGCGACGGCGGCGCGGCGACACAGCCGGTGCCGGTGGTCACGCCGGTGATCGTGCATGGCGATGCCGCGACCGTTGCGCGTGAGCTGGGCCGCGGGGTGAACCTCGGCAATGCCCTCGAGGGGCCGTCGGAGGGGGCGTGGGGTGTGCGCCTCAGCGACGCGCTGTTCGACGCGGCGAAGGCCTCCGGCGCCACCACGATCCGGCTCCCGGTGCGGTTCAGCAACCATGCGGCTGCCACGGCGCCGTATGCGCTGGACGAGGCGTTCATGCTGCGGGTCGACTGGGCGGTGGATGCGGCACTCGCGCGCGGCCTGCGCATCGTTCTCGACATGCACCACCACCGGCAGCTCGACGGCGATGCCCTCGATGCCGGCGAGTTCGCGGTGGCACCGGCAGTGATCGAGGCACGGTTCGTCGCGATCTGGCGGCAGCTCGCCACGCGCTATCGAAGCCGTCCCGTGACGGTGCTGTTCGAGCTCTACAACGAACCGCATGGCGACATGACGGCGGCACGCTGGAACATGCTCCTGGCGCAGGCGCTGGCGGCGATCCGCGCCGTCGACACCGCGCGGTACGTCGTGATCGGTCCCGTAGGGTGGAACAACGCCTCGCAGCTCGACAACCTCGCGCTGCCGTCGGTGGACCAGCGCCTGCTCGTGACCATCCACAACTACGAGCCGTTCACCTTCACGCACCAGGGCGCCGGCTGGGTGGGGCTGCAGGACCAGGTGGGGGTGACCTGCTGCAGCCTGCCGCAGCTGGCCCAGCTCGAGGCGCCGCTGGACCGCGCGCAGCGCTGGCGCGAGGCGTCGGGACGCCCCGTGTGGATCGGCGAGTTCGGCTCGTACGACAGGGGGCCGTACGCATCACGCGTGGCATACACGCGTGCGTTCCGCACCGCGATGGAATCGCGTGGCATGACGTGGGCGTACTGGGAGTTCGCGGCCGGCTTCGGCTTCTTCGATCCCGCTACCGGCGACTACCGGGTGGCACTTCGCGACGCCCTGTTCGGCGAGTGA
- a CDS encoding acyloxyacyl hydrolase, which translates to MTTLRFAHIAAVVRASLLLVLPVCTAAAEAQAVGGSTARATWQVGAYLGAARSSPGNGVLGTMPARDHVMLGLQAGTTVLRMGRVSINYIAQLLPLVVVSDRQAARFDADLDEAGLPRLPRRAYAFGVAPFGLELSTPAGRRVSAFLTSAGGGLIFSRAFPDVTGRRTNFTLEAGGGVRIRTGRDQWTQLGYKYHHLSNAGTAFANPGLDGNLVYAGYQWTARLPR; encoded by the coding sequence GTGACGACACTGCGCTTCGCACACATCGCCGCCGTGGTCCGCGCCAGCCTGCTGCTGGTGCTGCCGGTGTGCACCGCGGCAGCGGAGGCGCAGGCGGTGGGCGGCAGCACGGCGCGCGCGACGTGGCAGGTCGGTGCCTACCTCGGCGCGGCACGCAGCTCACCGGGCAACGGCGTGCTGGGGACGATGCCGGCGCGCGACCACGTCATGCTGGGCCTGCAGGCGGGAACGACCGTGCTGCGGATGGGTCGTGTGTCGATCAACTACATCGCCCAGCTGCTGCCGCTGGTGGTGGTGAGCGACCGCCAGGCCGCCCGGTTCGACGCCGACCTCGATGAGGCAGGGCTCCCGCGCCTGCCTCGGCGGGCGTATGCGTTCGGCGTGGCCCCGTTCGGGCTCGAACTCTCCACGCCGGCGGGGCGGCGGGTGAGCGCCTTCCTCACCTCGGCGGGCGGCGGCTTGATCTTCTCCCGTGCGTTCCCCGACGTGACCGGGCGTCGCACGAACTTCACGCTCGAGGCGGGCGGCGGCGTGCGCATCCGCACCGGTCGTGACCAGTGGACGCAACTCGGCTACAAGTACCACCACCTCTCCAACGCCGGCACGGCATTCGCGAATCCGGGGCTGGACGGCAACCTCGTGTACGCGGGATACCAGTGGACAGCGCGCCTGCCGCGATGA
- the msrA gene encoding peptide-methionine (S)-S-oxide reductase MsrA — protein sequence MLPPLLRLLAAAPMAVLLGCGSAAAASSADATVPEPMSDAPSIAIGTQTAVFAGGCFWGVDAVFRHVKGVTGVVSGYAGGTRQTAMYEEVGTGTTGHAEAVEVTYDPAVVSYGTLLKVFFTIAHDPTQLNRQGPDVGSHYRSAIFFANDAQRTAAVAYIAELGKARVFRQPIVTSLEPLHGFFAAEAYHQDYLAQHPDQPYIVLNDLPKLELLKRRLPELFTGN from the coding sequence ATGCTGCCACCGCTCCTCCGCCTCCTTGCCGCCGCACCGATGGCCGTCCTGCTCGGGTGCGGCAGCGCGGCGGCGGCGAGCAGCGCGGATGCCACGGTGCCGGAGCCGATGAGTGATGCCCCGTCGATCGCGATCGGGACCCAGACGGCGGTGTTCGCAGGTGGGTGCTTCTGGGGCGTTGATGCCGTCTTTCGGCACGTGAAGGGGGTGACCGGCGTCGTGTCCGGGTATGCCGGCGGCACCCGCCAGACGGCGATGTACGAGGAGGTCGGCACCGGGACCACCGGGCATGCGGAGGCGGTGGAGGTCACGTACGATCCGGCGGTGGTCTCCTACGGCACGCTGCTGAAGGTCTTCTTCACCATCGCCCACGACCCCACCCAGCTGAACCGGCAGGGGCCGGATGTCGGGTCGCACTACCGCTCCGCGATCTTCTTCGCCAACGACGCGCAGCGGACCGCCGCGGTGGCGTACATCGCGGAGCTGGGCAAGGCCCGGGTCTTCCGGCAACCGATCGTGACGTCGCTGGAGCCGTTGCACGGCTTCTTCGCGGCCGAGGCGTACCACCAGGACTACCTGGCGCAGCATCCCGACCAGCCGTACATCGTGCTGAACGACCTGCCGAAGCTGGAGCTCCTCAAGCGGCGTCTCCCGGAGCTGTTCACGGGGAACTGA
- a CDS encoding serpin family protein — translation MVWAAGAILVAACSGSTEPNPVPPLITTLPRALSGAEQVAATATTSFGLTLFRSVNAQTARDQNLVLSPVSASLALGMLLNGAEGETLAQVRSTLGFGSTGLGEVNAAYKALIPLLGTLDPSVTMTFANAAWFDRGSPPSTTFSQRVAETFGATVDTASLVDPATVTRINAWVSAATNARIRTIVDGFDRLDIAILVNATYFKGKWRAQFAPSATRSAPFATGIGASVPVQMMSAPAGLARATLLGDGTVVGELPYGGDAFVMTIVMPPLGRIEALVDTLTPAGWQATVAGLPAASTTMLVELPKFRLEVTRQLQRALSDIGMPRPFATADLNPMFRDPSTERFVSSVLQKVFVDVNEEGTEAAAVTAITIRTTSAGPIPALVIDRPFLFAIRDRLTGTVLFLGKVVKPVAA, via the coding sequence ATGGTGTGGGCAGCCGGCGCGATCCTCGTCGCGGCGTGCAGCGGGAGCACGGAACCCAATCCCGTGCCACCCCTGATCACCACCCTCCCGCGTGCGCTCTCGGGTGCCGAGCAGGTGGCAGCCACGGCCACCACGTCGTTCGGGCTCACGCTCTTCCGCAGCGTCAATGCGCAGACCGCGCGCGACCAGAACCTCGTGCTCTCGCCCGTCTCCGCATCCCTCGCGCTGGGGATGCTGCTCAATGGCGCTGAAGGGGAGACCCTGGCGCAGGTGCGCAGCACGCTCGGATTCGGGAGCACCGGGCTGGGCGAGGTGAATGCCGCCTACAAGGCGCTGATCCCGCTGCTCGGCACGCTCGACCCGTCGGTGACGATGACGTTCGCGAACGCGGCCTGGTTCGATCGTGGGTCGCCGCCGTCCACCACGTTCTCGCAGCGCGTGGCGGAGACCTTCGGGGCGACGGTCGACACCGCGTCCCTGGTGGATCCGGCGACGGTCACGCGGATCAACGCCTGGGTCTCGGCCGCGACGAATGCCCGGATCCGCACGATCGTCGACGGGTTCGATCGCCTCGACATCGCGATCCTCGTCAACGCCACCTACTTCAAGGGAAAGTGGCGTGCGCAGTTCGCGCCGTCCGCCACACGCAGCGCACCGTTTGCGACCGGGATCGGCGCGTCGGTCCCGGTGCAGATGATGAGTGCGCCCGCCGGACTGGCACGGGCCACGCTGCTCGGGGACGGGACCGTCGTCGGCGAGCTGCCCTACGGGGGCGATGCATTCGTGATGACCATCGTCATGCCGCCGCTCGGCCGGATCGAGGCACTGGTGGACACGCTCACGCCGGCCGGCTGGCAGGCGACCGTCGCCGGGCTGCCCGCGGCGAGCACCACGATGCTGGTCGAGCTCCCGAAGTTCCGGCTCGAGGTCACCCGTCAACTGCAGCGTGCGCTCTCCGACATCGGCATGCCGCGCCCGTTCGCGACCGCCGACCTGAACCCGATGTTCCGCGACCCGAGCACCGAGCGGTTCGTGTCGAGCGTGCTGCAGAAGGTGTTCGTGGACGTGAACGAGGAAGGCACCGAGGCGGCGGCCGTGACCGCGATCACGATCCGGACCACCTCGGCCGGGCCGATCCCGGCGCTGGTGATCGACAGGCCGTTCCTCTTCGCGATCCGTGACCGCCTGACCGGCACGGTGCTCTTCCTCGGCAAGGTCGTGAAGCCCGTCGCCGCCTGA
- a CDS encoding ABC transporter permease has product MWRALRVLLRKEFLQIRRDTVILRMLFIMPMIQLLVLSNVATFEVKTAQLWVVDQDHTPAARALADRFTASGRFAVAGWSVVAAPGEDALLSGAATAMLVIPPGFARDVVRDRHAVLQLVLNAENGSQAGVTQAYAAEIISRHARELGGETWQPARRGGVVHGAGDAAPVRGRPVIEVRTRSRYNPSLDYRRFMVPGILVQLITLIGTLMTALNIVREKEAGTLDQLNVTPVRPAVFIAAKLLPLWVIGLVEFAVGVLVAAVVFRVPMEGSLPLLFLGAGVFLLAALGVGLWVSTVSDTQQQALFVTFSLMMVYILMSGLFTPVRAMPSWVQVVAQLNPMMHFIAMVRAVLLKGAGIADVWRQLLALALLGTGILALAVAQYRKRAA; this is encoded by the coding sequence ATGTGGCGCGCGCTGCGGGTGCTGCTGCGGAAGGAATTCCTCCAGATCCGGCGGGACACGGTCATCCTGCGCATGCTCTTCATCATGCCGATGATCCAGCTCCTGGTGCTGTCGAACGTGGCGACCTTCGAGGTGAAGACGGCGCAGTTGTGGGTGGTGGACCAGGACCACACGCCGGCGGCGCGGGCACTGGCAGACCGGTTCACGGCCAGCGGCCGGTTCGCGGTGGCCGGGTGGTCGGTGGTGGCGGCGCCGGGCGAGGATGCGCTGCTCTCGGGCGCGGCGACTGCGATGCTCGTGATCCCGCCGGGATTCGCGCGCGACGTGGTGCGGGACCGGCATGCCGTGCTGCAGCTGGTGCTGAACGCCGAGAACGGGTCGCAGGCGGGGGTGACACAGGCGTATGCCGCGGAGATCATCTCGCGGCATGCGCGCGAGCTGGGGGGAGAGACGTGGCAGCCGGCTCGGCGCGGTGGCGTGGTGCACGGCGCGGGGGATGCGGCGCCCGTGCGCGGAAGGCCGGTGATCGAGGTGCGGACGCGCTCACGGTACAATCCCTCGCTGGACTACCGCCGCTTCATGGTGCCCGGGATCCTGGTCCAGCTGATCACGCTCATCGGGACACTGATGACCGCGCTGAACATCGTGCGCGAGAAGGAGGCCGGGACACTCGACCAGCTGAACGTGACGCCGGTTCGGCCGGCGGTGTTCATCGCCGCCAAGCTGCTGCCGCTGTGGGTGATCGGGCTGGTGGAGTTCGCGGTCGGCGTGCTGGTGGCTGCCGTGGTCTTCCGCGTGCCGATGGAGGGCAGCCTGCCGCTGCTGTTCCTCGGCGCCGGCGTGTTCCTGCTCGCCGCACTCGGCGTTGGGCTGTGGGTCTCGACCGTCTCCGACACGCAGCAGCAGGCGCTGTTCGTGACGTTCTCGCTGATGATGGTCTACATCCTGATGAGCGGGCTGTTCACGCCGGTCCGGGCGATGCCGTCGTGGGTGCAGGTCGTGGCGCAGCTCAACCCGATGATGCACTTCATCGCGATGGTGCGCGCCGTGCTGCTCAAGGGGGCGGGCATCGCCGATGTGTGGCGGCAGCTGCTCGCGCTGGCGCTGCTCGGCACCGGCATCCTCGCGCTGGCGGTGGCACAGTACCGGAAGCGGGCGGCCTGA
- a CDS encoding alpha-hydroxy-acid oxidizing protein, which produces MTPLLNMRDFEDRAREVLPQPVYDYYAGGAGDEITVRENEAAWQRVRLLPRVLVDVSACDLHTTVLGQPITMPVITAPCALNALAHDDGELAVARAVSAEGIAQVLSTLSSYSLEAVAQAAPAPRWFQLYVYRDREVTRALVQRAERAGYAALCVTVDVQRPGNRERDHRNGFRVPAHIRAANFDAAIEDTESGSALLKYINDQFDPSLSWEALRWLCSITSLPVVVKGVLAPADARRCLEHGARAIAVSNHGGRQLDTVIASCDALAPIVDAVRGEAEVYVDGGIRRGTDVLKAIALGARAVLLGRPYLWALGVDGERGVRRVLSLIRDDLALSMALAGAPSLASLDRSLIV; this is translated from the coding sequence ATGACCCCGTTGCTGAACATGCGTGACTTCGAGGACCGTGCGCGCGAGGTGCTGCCGCAGCCGGTGTACGACTACTACGCCGGCGGCGCCGGCGACGAGATCACGGTACGTGAGAACGAGGCGGCGTGGCAGCGCGTGCGGCTGCTGCCACGCGTGCTGGTGGACGTGTCGGCCTGCGACCTGCACACCACCGTGCTCGGACAGCCCATCACGATGCCGGTGATCACGGCACCCTGTGCACTGAACGCCCTCGCGCACGACGACGGGGAACTGGCGGTGGCCCGGGCGGTGTCCGCCGAGGGGATCGCACAGGTGCTCAGCACGCTCAGCTCGTACTCCCTCGAGGCGGTGGCGCAGGCGGCGCCGGCACCGCGCTGGTTCCAGCTCTACGTGTACCGGGATCGTGAGGTCACGCGTGCGCTCGTGCAGCGCGCGGAGCGGGCGGGATACGCGGCGCTCTGCGTGACGGTGGACGTGCAGCGCCCCGGCAACCGCGAGCGCGACCACCGCAACGGCTTTCGCGTGCCCGCACACATCCGTGCCGCGAACTTCGACGCGGCCATCGAGGACACCGAGTCCGGCTCGGCCCTCCTCAAGTACATCAACGACCAGTTCGACCCGTCGCTGAGCTGGGAGGCGTTGCGCTGGCTCTGCAGCATCACATCCCTGCCGGTGGTGGTGAAGGGCGTGCTCGCCCCAGCCGACGCGCGGCGCTGCCTCGAGCACGGCGCCAGGGCCATCGCCGTCTCGAACCACGGCGGGCGGCAGCTCGACACCGTCATCGCCTCGTGTGACGCGCTCGCGCCGATCGTGGATGCCGTCCGCGGCGAGGCGGAGGTCTACGTCGATGGGGGCATCCGCCGCGGCACCGACGTGCTCAAGGCGATTGCCCTCGGTGCGCGGGCCGTGCTGCTCGGCCGGCCGTACCTCTGGGCGCTCGGCGTGGATGGCGAGCGCGGCGTGCGGCGGGTGCTGTCGCTGATCCGGGACGATCTCGCGCTCTCGATGGCGCTGGCCGGGGCGCCGAGCCTCGCGTCACTCGATCGGTCGCTGATCGTCTGA